In the Papio anubis isolate 15944 chromosome 3, Panubis1.0, whole genome shotgun sequence genome, AGTTTGGTTCAAttttgaggaaaagagaaatgttCTTTAAGAAAATGACAATTGATCAATACTGCCTAATTTACTTGTGAAGCAAAGCCTTCAAATACATAGATTTTCAATAGAAGTCTCTTCTGTCAAAAGATACCTGAATTGTTGGTGATATATAATGAGAATGAAATCTAATATCTGATTCCTTAGTAGGGAAAAGGGGGAAAtgcttccaagaaaaaaaaaacaaaacaaaagcaaaaagcaatGCAGCTCTTGAAAACCAATtggaaggctgcagagagctaagCTTCCTATGTTCACTCTGGTATTATTTTCACCCTGTTCTTTTTTCCTGCACAGagggaatgtgtgtgtgcatgtgcgtgtgtgtgtgtgtgtgtgtgtgtgtgtgtaagacagagagagagagagagagagagagatcttccTACTCAGAAAACTTTCTATCCTCCCCCAGCACATAATAACAGAGCCAGCTACTTTAATCTCAGAGAGAACGGAGAAGCATACAggtcagaataaaatattttcaatttgatAATACCTAACATAAGATTAATTTAAGTgactaataattataaaatttagctgacaagatttttagtttttgtttttttttaactggatcCTCTAATAGTAGAAGTCCAACGGACTATCCATGGTACCACAGAGCCGACTTAGACCTTCTAATATTAGAAAGTAATCACAATAGAAACTTGAAGTTAATAATaacaactgttaacattttagcAATTTCACATTAAAAGTCATAATAATTACTAACATTGATTGAcagcttactatgtgccaagcactgttctccATACTTCACACAAACTTTAATTTGTTCCTTACATTTTTCCTCttagataggtactattattatctccattttacagataagaaaatggagaaagacaTTAATAACTTGCCCAGCAGCATACTGGCAAtaagaattagaataaaaattcaaACCTAGGCAATTTCATAGACCGAAACTCATAGTAATGTGTACAGTCCAGACGAAACCTTACCAAGAAATGATGGATACAGGGCAAGAGCACGATATCTGCCAGAGTGAAGTAAAGCCCTTCTGCAAACACATGCTCCAGAGGTGGAAGGTCGGAGGCTTTTGCTTTTCTGATGTGAGAAGGCTCTCTGTTGGTAGTAGCTGGTTCTTCCCGCACTGTGAGCTTTGAGAATGCCACTTTCAGTTCCAGACTCTCAGATGAAGAGTCCAACTCTTCAGATGTTTCCTGCGTGTGGACCTTGCTCTTTGCCTTTCCCTTAGTAAGGGGAGGCCCAACTCCATCAGCCTTCTGTTGCTTGAGTTTCTGCCTGCGGAGTTTATCATCATTATGCACTCTAACAGGCTCACTAAGCTTTTTCTCTAGCTGTAGTATTTCTACAGGTATAGTTGGGGGCTGGTCAGAAGATTCTCTGAGAAAATTCTCAATAGCCAAAGGGATGGTGAGTTCACATAGCCTGGTCCACTGACTaacctacaaaacaaaaacaaaacaagaaatgaaaggattttttaatttcaacataaCTTGAGAAAAAATAACTGTCTTATTGGGAAATAAGTTTTGAGCTAAATCATCCCTGGGTTAGGCTTTTATGTTACATCAGGAGACACATCACGGTGTTTTAGAAGTAAAAACATTAAGCAAAAGAGGTTTAGCATTCCTATATTCCCCTTACTAAATAAATCATTACTTCTTAAAGCCTTAAAAATATACCTCTCCTGTCCCGCCATTCTCCTAGATCCTACAATAAGCAGGACTTCCAAAGCATTACTATTTGAGTTCCTATTTATATGTAAACATTCtgtttaaaaatcaacataactaaaataaagaaaaaaaagttattttctaaaaatgtctccaaactTTATAAATTAAGtcttaattcttatttttcaatacTGCACTGAAATATTGGCACACGTAAAgggtgtattagcccattttgcattgctgtaaaggaataggtgaggctgagtaatttataaagtgaagaggtttatttggctcatggttctgcagactatacaagaagcatctgcttctggtcagGACCTCAAGAAGCTTTtagtcatggtagaaggcaaagagagagcaggTGTGTCGCATGGGGAGAGAGGGTgcaagagagagcaaggaggaGGTACCAGACGCTTTTCAACAGCTAGATCTCTAGtgaactaacagagcaagaactcactcattaccctAGTGAGAGCACCAAGTCATTTATAAGGCATCTGTCCCCATGACgcaaacacctcctaccaggtcccaccCCCAACaatattggggatcacatttcaacatgaaatttggaggggataaatattcaaactatatcaaagGGCTACCTTATTTCATTGGTTACtgtggttttttaaaacaaacttttattcCTAATaggaagttaaaatattaaatggtcAAGTAATTATGTTATCACTCCACTCTATAGCTTCAAATAACAGAAAAGAGACATTATACTTACTTCAGCACAGGCTTTCAAGCAAGTCTTTTTAAAGCCCAGAAGTTCCAAAAGTTCCTTCTTTAAGGGGTCTGCTTCACAGGATTTCTGGATTATGTGTCTCAATACAACGGCAAGTCCTGCTCTACAAAAATTGTCTGATCGTTCTACTACTGCAGGCAAACAGCAATTCTGGACTATTGGTGGGAGCTCTTGCCTTGAAATAATCTGTATTTCAACATCCTGGATCAGATCATCTCTTAGTAGTGAACTATCTGTACTCACTTCTTTGGTGACAACTAagcaaattttaaagattttacagTCACAGTaagataacagaaataaagttacAGATGTATGAAGAGGAAAGATGCATCCTTTTGTTTGGTGAGAAAAGTCCAGATACAGGTATTCTTCTTCTGTAAGACTTTTCTTTatggctttcattttcttctttcattgagTCACCTAAAGTATAAATTGTAATGATTATGGTCTTGGAATATAATCATTTAGAAGCTAAAAGATGAATGTTTCAAAAGCCTGTTCTAGAAATCAGTAAAAATTTGCAGTAGATAATAATGCTATAAGGTTTGTTTCTGAAGACTGACTAAAtgactttcaaaagaaaaaattccaccCTTTGCAATTGACTAGCATTAGAGGAAATTTTACAACAGCTCCTTTAAAATGAGCAAACCCCAGTGCTTCCCAATAGAGCCCTCCCAATCAAGTACTTTGGGGTCTCACTATAGGTGAGAACAGGAGATaaacagaaagggaaataaattaaCCAAGAATACTGAGAGATGTCTGGGGATAATATCCTTGAGAAGTTTTGCCAGTGCTGGTCCTTCCATACTGCTTCTTTTTTATGACCCTACAAAATAATAGGGAGGGGACATTCGTTCTTTTAGGAGAAGTAGATTCTACTCAAGTGATAGCTGCTGAGTGCTaaatcataatataaaaatatttaaatttccccATAACATGGATAGTGAGAGCTATCTTAAAGTTAACATGTCCAAAATCTAGTTCCTTATTCTCTCCCACCCTCAAACCTGCTCCTTATGtgtcttccccatctcagtttACACCGTTCTTTTCCTTTACACCCCCATAACGAAACCCTCCAAGGTCTTCCCATTGTCCTTAGAGAAAAGCCAAAGTTTCTACAACAGCCTACAAAAATCTCCTTGATCTAATCCTCTTTTATGTCTCTGAGTTTGTCTCATTAACTCTCTTCATTGCTCACTGTTCCAGCCAAAGTAGATTGTTATTCCTCTAAAACAGCCATCTCCAACATTATTGGCACCACAGACCAgtttcatgaaagacaatttttccatgaggGGTTGGTAGGGGGATGGGGATGGTTTCCGGATGaaacctcagatcatcaggcattagattctcataaggaacgtGCAACCTAGATTCCTCCTGCGTGCAGTTAATAGGGTTGGAGcacctataagaatctaatgtcattgctgatctgacaggagacgaCATTTAGGCAGTAACGCTGGCTTACTGCCGCTCACCTCCCACTTTGAGGTGGGGTTCCTAACAGGCCCCAGACGGGTACTAGTCCTGGGCCCTGGGTTGGGGGACCCCTGCTAAAACACTAGGTACATTCCCAcatcagggcctttgcacttggtGTTTCCAGTACCTAGAAcacttcctcacttccttcaggtatttatttattcaatggcAACTTCATACTGAGATCCTCCCTGACTACTCAATTTAAATCACAAACCCCAGTCCCCACGCTCCCTGAAAAAATGgtaatataccatattttattatttgtctccCACAACTAGAATGTTCCATGAGTAAAAATtttttgttcactgctttatATGCTTATTATATATATAAGCAAGCAGTATTTGACAAATGAAAGCAGAGATAAATATACACACTGGTTAAAGGTGCAAACACACACAGTCTTGAGATCAGATTCTTCATGGCTATTTTCAAGTCATATTCCTTAAGTTTTTTATCAATTGTCCTGTCTTTTTATGTTTATACATTTCCTGGGTCAAAAATTCCCAATGTTCTAATCCATAAATTACAATTATTCCAAAACTGACACTAGATGGCACTCTTTAAAAGCATTCATCATGGAAATATGTACCAGAAACATGACATATTAGaaggaaaattactttaaaagcttttaaaaagtacacatgCACCTCTCGTCTTTTAAGTGTATTCAAAATGTTAGTGTACACTTAATTTTAGAAAACCTTCATCatactaaattttctttaatattttaaattccttttttaaaaaaatctgaaacaaaaccTGAACACTTTAAGCCTCTTAGTTCTTCattctttaaaagcaaataacTTATAAtccattataaaaaagaaatatagttaGTAAAGTATTATcttataaagtttctttttttttttttgagacgaagtctggctctgtcgcccaggctggagtgcagtggccggatctcagctcactgcaagctccgcctcccgggtttacgccattctcctgcctcagcctcccgagtagctgggactacaggcgcccgccacctcgcccggctagtttttgtattttttagtagagacggggtttcaccgtgttagccaggatggtctcgatctcttgacctcgtgattcgcccgtctcggcctcccaaagtgctgggattataaagtttcttaataatacaaataatcactactgctttattttatatttattctattaaaatgtaACAGATACATACCATGATTTGTTACTTCTTAAAAGATTATCTGGGGAAAATTATTTTACGTACTGTAAAAGGAACAACTTTTTAACTTACAGATGCCATTTTCTCCctgagcttattttttaaaatttttgtcaccgagagataatttttaaacaaaaaggttTTTATTAAAGATCAAAGGTCagagtttgctttgttttgttttgttttttaaataaagctgaaTAGAGCTCtggaaacattttcattattaatataaCACCTTTATGCTATGAGTCCTTAAAAACAGTCAAACAAAGTGAGATCTGTAACAACACTAGGGCAAAAAGAACCAACCACACTTTCCAGGAATTAACAGTCTTTATGAGGAATTTGCTCTGGACTCACTCTCCTGCCAGTAGGATAATAAAAAGAAGACTGATCCCTAAGTGTTTCAAGAAAGcagatttgaaagaaaacatgACTGATTTCATCATTTGCCCAGCAGtctaaaaaatagtaattatgaGCCTCatcttaacactttttaaaaactggaaacaaagtcATGCTATCTAATAGCTTTTAAGatatgtagaaatatattttttaaaaagtacgtCTATATTTGCCATGTTGCAAGGCACATAAGAATATGACAATAGGGTTTTAGACATATTCTATAAACTCTTCTCATTGTTAGCACTTAAAATGCTAAATGTCAGCAAAACAGAATAGCAATAACCTGCCCATGGTGATATCTAAAAATTAATGAGATGCCTGAGAGACAATGCAACAAAGTACTGTTGATTCTTAAcgtattttcttaaaaatatagatgTTGGTTTTTCCCCTGGGAGattaaaaatgttacttaatGATCttagagtaaaaaaataaaaaattactctcCTTGAATGTTTCCCTATTATGtactaatataatttttaaaataaatattatttagtaaACCTGTACAAATGTGATGTTTTTGGCTTGCACTGTGCCTTTTTAGAGAGAAGAACCACTATTTGCTCCAAGTATGCAAAtatcacagacaaaaaaaaaaaaaaaatccctcctcttttttctttcctagctTGAGAATGccttagttcattcatttttcgTCATGATCTTTAAGAAGGTAGGTACTATAGACTCAACTTCTGTCTCTAGGGCTTCTGGGGCATAGCTCTTGTTACTCCATATTACATTCCTGCCAAGCACAGAAATAGAGTAATTTGCTCTTTCTCAGCTTTGACAGGTGCCACTCTCCAGAGAGGGAATGAGAAAGTAGCAGACAAAACCACAAACTTCAGGATATTAAATAGAGTGTGCATCTCTTTCCCGGACATGCCAGTTTGCTTGGGAATCTTGGTGAATTAATAAGtaggtaaaaagaaaagattatggCTTTGATTTCATTACTCAGGAAagttctaatatatttttaaatggtggaATTAGTCATAGGTTTAATATTTAggcattcagaatttttttttgcactttCATTCTAATGAATATATCTTAGCCTTGATAAAACacagagaatgagagagacaaacagtaaactattaaaaataagcataCTTCTCCACAGTCCAGAAAAAACAAAGCTTGAAAATTTTGTGATCAAAATTCAAGTCAAGATCTATGGCATTATGTACAACATTATATAttagataaattatatattatataatgaagACCAAAAAGTGCATAATTGCTGCAAATTATCaacctgtgttttgttttttgttttttcaaataagttATCTTTGTGACAATTTGatagttcaataaatgttaggtaaataaagttttaaatagtACATACATTTTATCATCTACCTACTACGTGCTGAGCACACAGAACATGTGCATTACTTCTAAAGCTCACAAtccttaaaagtattttatttccattatagaGATGAGAATTGTACATCAGTCCAAAAgtattaattaaatttataaaagatCTTATTTAGAGACATTTAAGAATAGGTATTGTTCTAATATAATAGtactatttataaataaaatttcataaattgAAGCAATTTTACCAAAGTGAAAATCGTCGGGTATTATGTTATTCTAAGCAAGTATGCTGGTCTCAGTAATCCTTGATATAAACTTCCATCCCTGGGTTATTTGACAAGTTTCTCCACTGGATTAAATCCTTTGGCAATTCTTTCCTGATTCCTTTTATTGGCTACTCTGCAGATGGCTCAGTGACCCCAGCTCAGTGTTTTGCCCTCTTCTCAATCCACACTTCATCCTTTGAATACTGGTTTTCACACTTGTGATCATGCCACACAGTTACACATTTTATAATGTAACACACAATACactgaataaaatggaaacaaaaatgtcATGAAGCAATACTTATCCTACTATATGGGATAAATCTGATATTTTTTCCTCtgtgcttgtttttttaaatgctggttGTTACTCATTACATTGATTTCCTGACTCATTAATGGGGCACAACTCACAATATGACAGCACTGTTCTGGGTGATCTCCAGTGCCATAGCTTTAAATATTATCTGACTCTTACATGTATATCCCAGCCATATCTTCTCCCCTAACTTCACACTCCTGTATTCTACCTGACATCTCCATGTGGATGTTTTTCTAAACCTGCTCCTCTTCCCTTAGTGTTCTACTTCCTGGTAAAATGGGAACACCAATCAACCAGATGCTCAGGCCGAAAACTCAAAAGTCCCACtcaacttcttttcttctctctctcagaCCCTGCCATCTCTACCTTTGAAGTATACGCTAAATCCAACTCCTTAGCACCTCTACCACTACCACCTTAATCTAAGTCATCACCAGTGCTTACAAGGACTACTGCAAAAGCCTATTAACTGTTTTCCTCCACTTGCCATAAAACAGTCCATTCTCCAACAACAGGATGATccttaaaaacataaatcagatgTCTCCTGCTCAAAACCATCCAGTGGCTCTTCAGcacactcagaataaaatccaaatttcctATTATGGCCTATAGGCCTACTGTGACCCTAGCTATCCCTTTCTGACCTCATCTCTTATCCTTCTTCACTCCCTTCCAGCCACAGTTGTCCTTGCTGTTTTTGGAAGGTGCCAGAAATGCTCCCACTTGAGAATTTTTGTACTTGCTATTTCTTTGCCTAGAATGCTTTTCTCCAAGAGATTCACATGGCTTGCTCCCtcatttcattgatttatctGCATAAATATTAACTCAGAACAGCCTCTCCTGACTGCCTGAATTGAAAAAGCACTCCCTAGCCTCTTACCTAGCGTCCCTTTTTCTTCATAGCTCTTATCACCTAACACTATAATATCTCCGGTGTTTAATGAACTCAAACTTTAGTTCAAGGAATGAATGTGCATACATGAATGTTAGAAATCACTGTCTGAGAGTATTATTAATAACTTTATTCTTGGTACAACATGAATTTCGTTCTTCATGACaccattctttcttttccaaattaaTAAATCTATTTTAAGGATCAACTaagtataaattaaaatgaagaaataagatcACCTTTGTGAGGTGAATtgggaaaaatataaatggaatctaaCCAAACTCATAAATAGAGCAAGCACAGAAGTTTTTATGTATACTTATATCCAGGGCAAAGGAACTAAGAATCTTAACTAGACTTCATACATGTGCCTAGtgagaatatttataaaacaagaattaTAAAGTAATAGATTAGAGCCAAGACTGTTGAGCCAGACTACCTGGGTGCAAATATCCTGGTTCTGATTCTTAGTAGCTATAAAAAACTTTTCTGCATATCtgtttcctcacttataaaatggagacaataactGTACCTACCATGTAGTGTGCTGTACAGAACAAAGCTTGTCACATATTAAGTCCTTAAATAAATACTAGCtactattatttctttataatttataagcAAATTCCTTACCAATTGGCACTATTAAAATATGCAAACTTTGGGCCAGGCGccgtcgctcacacctgtaatcccagcactttgggaggctggggcggatcacctgaggtcaggagttcgagaccagactgaccaacatggagaaaccccgtctctactaaaaatacaaaaaaaaaaattagccaggcatggtggggcatgcctgtattcccagctactcgggaggctgaggcaggagaattgcttgaacctgggagggagaggttgcggcgagccgagatggtgccattgcactccagcctgggcaacaaggggaaaactccatctcaaaaaaaaaacaaaaacaaaaaaacaaaacaaaaaaaaatgcaaactttgATGGGCAAAACCCAAATTATGCGTTATATTTTCAAGCATCTTTCCATGAAAGGTAAGGGATTTATATTGATTGAAAAGTTTTTCCCACCCAAACACTGAAAAAACATAGTTGTTACTGAGACTGAAAGCCAGGGGATCATGaaaggtaaaatataaatgtgaaacCCGTAATCCATGTACATACTAACCCACTGTACAAAATAAGAAGTTCAACACAGTTTATAAGTATGAAAAATCACAAACTGTTTTCttaaagattaaaatttaaacCTGCTAAAAATTCTCTCCTACATCATATgttcaatattttgaattttaaaatttagcttgggttttatgtttttcataaaaCAACACTATTTGGTTGAATATTGCACCCTATTTTATTACAATAACATAGatttaaccaaaaaaaaccaacaacaacaacaaaaaagcttgCCCCTCAACAGATAGCAGCCaattaccttaaatatttaaagtcaaaaaagataagaaaaaaactgaGTTTTTTTCAAGCTCATTAAATATGTAATATGGGATGCAGTTAAGTCCTAGAGAACAAAAGCCAATGATTAAAATTAGCTGTTTTCTTATCTGgtaaagaagtaggaaaaaagtttttaagtggAAAGCTTACTGTAACCTTAGCCATAAACAAAGGGTGTAATCTTCTCTCTGGAGAATCAGGGAATCATCTGTTGCCATGGAGTCATAATGCCTGCAGCTAAACCAGACCTCATAATTAACAGTGATCCACAGCGCAAATGGCTAACATCAAGTACgaaataaaattacttaattttcacAGCAAACAATACCTGTGCTT is a window encoding:
- the GSTCD gene encoding glutathione S-transferase C-terminal domain-containing protein, whose protein sequence is MKAIKKSLTEEEYLYLDFSHQTKGCIFPLHTSVTLFLLSYCDCKIFKICLVVTKEVSTDSSLLRDDLIQDVEIQIISRQELPPIVQNCCLPAVVERSDNFCRAGLAVVLRHIIQKSCEADPLKKELLELLGFKKTCLKACAEVSQWTRLCELTIPLAIENFLRESSDQPPTIPVEILQLEKKLSEPVRVHNDDKLRRQKLKQQKADGVGPPLTKGKAKSKVHTQETSEELDSSSESLELKVAFSKLTVREEPATTNREPSHIRKAKASDLPPLEHVFAEGLYFTLADIVLLPCIHHFLVIICKKFSEKLVEFPLLASWYQRIQEVPRVKTAASKCGIQFLHLPKLLTVSTEQRPNLSEVPGVEEHSDPLFIGGPRPTMAKLMEKGIEVMFSPHPCPTWTVDWNVLPAAVSPKEG